ATCGACGTCGGGTACTTCCGGAACGGAGACGAAATCTCCCTGCCTGGATCAATTACCATTCCGTAAAAAACCGATTTCTGCTGAGGCTGAACAACCAGACTCTCTCTCATTTTATCCTCACCCTTCCCCTCAGTCTTCCGAGGGACCTGGGCATTATTTTGTATTGTCTCCTCCGGGAACGGAGCAGTCTGAAGGCCTATCCGTACGTCGTGAAAAACTTGTCCAGGCTTTACAGAAAACGTCGTGCTTTTCTTTCAAGACGAAAGATACCGACCCGATCGATTCTTCCCTGGTTCTGGGGACGAAAATGCGTATCGCCTTCATAGGATTTCGAGGTATCCCCGGAACCTATGGGGGGTTTGAGACACTTGTGGAACATATTGCTCCCGAGCTTGCCGGGAGAGGGCATGATGTGACAGTATATTGCCGGAAGGCGTTCAATACAGAAGGACTTACATCGTACCGCGGGACTCGTCTCATTACTCTCCCGGCCCCTCGATCAAAATACCTGGAGACCATCGTTCATACCGCCGCATGTCTCCCCCACATTCTTGCTTCCCGCTACGATGCCGTTATCGTCCTGAACGCGATCAACGCATTTATAACGCTGCCGATTCGGCTCAGCCCGACGAAAATCGCCCTGAATGTGGACGGTATCGAACGGCGAAGAAAAAAATGGAATCTTCTGGGCAAACTGGCCTACATGCTCTCAGAATATCTGGCCACGATCATCCCCCATGTGACCATCACGGACGCCGAAACCATTCAGACCTATTACCTGTCACGATTTGGAAAATCATCAACGTTACTGACTTACGGAGGTGATCTGTGCAGACCAGATGGGACCGGGATGCTCGAGGAAATAGATGTTTCACCGGGTCAATACTTTCTCTATGTGGCACGTTTTGAACCCGAGAACCATCCGGAAGCCATTCTCCGCGCACGATTGCTTTCCGGGGGGCAATGGCCTCTCGTCATGCTCGGATCCAACCCCTACAGACCGGGTTACGTAGAAAAACTGAAAGACATGGCACCCCAGAATACGCGCTTCCCCGGAGCCCGGTATGGCGAATCTTACAGGCAACTCCTTTTCCATGCAGGAGCTGTTGTGCTCGGATTTGAAGTGGGGGGAACGCATCCCGCCCTCGTGGAAGCCATGGGCGCATCCAGACCCATTATGATCAATGACACTCCGGAAAACCGCGAAGTGGGAGGAGAATCGGTAATCTATTTTGATGTCCGGGCCCCGGAAAATCTGGCTGCATCCATGGATGAGCTTGAAAAGAATCCACACATGCGTGATGAACTGGGCAGGCTCGCCAGGGAGCGGATGGAATCCCGATACACGTGGGCTCATGTGGTTGATGGCTATGAGACCATGCTCCGTGCGATGGTAAAATAGGGCAGATCCATGTTGAAACGACAGTGGCGTCTCATAACGGCCTTCGTCTTTCTCGTTGACCTCGGCCTCACGATTCTTGCATTCGCGCTGGCTTACCACCTGCGCAACAGGATCCTGCCCCTGACCTTCCCTGAACATTTCATCACAGGGCTTCATCCATGGGTTCGCTATAAGGAGTTGATCCCTGCCGTTATAGTAATCTGGAGCTTTTTTCTCTGGTATTTCGAACTCTACAAATCTCACAGAACTTCAACTCTCATCCGGGAGATGCTGGACATCGGGAAGGTCATCTTTTTT
This sequence is a window from Thermoanaerobaculia bacterium. Protein-coding genes within it:
- a CDS encoding DUF1972 domain-containing protein; this translates as MRIAFIGFRGIPGTYGGFETLVEHIAPELAGRGHDVTVYCRKAFNTEGLTSYRGTRLITLPAPRSKYLETIVHTAACLPHILASRYDAVIVLNAINAFITLPIRLSPTKIALNVDGIERRRKKWNLLGKLAYMLSEYLATIIPHVTITDAETIQTYYLSRFGKSSTLLTYGGDLCRPDGTGMLEEIDVSPGQYFLYVARFEPENHPEAILRARLLSGGQWPLVMLGSNPYRPGYVEKLKDMAPQNTRFPGARYGESYRQLLFHAGAVVLGFEVGGTHPALVEAMGASRPIMINDTPENREVGGESVIYFDVRAPENLAASMDELEKNPHMRDELGRLARERMESRYTWAHVVDGYETMLRAMVK